A single Streptomyces sp. 2114.4 DNA region contains:
- a CDS encoding formimidoylglutamate deiminase has product MPLTPQATPTTYWLEHAWLGTHVEPGVTVDTADGRITAVRTGTDTPPPGATTLRGLTLPGLANAHSHAFHRALRGVVQVGTGTFWTWREVMYSVADRLTPDTYYALARAAYAEMALAGITCVGEFHYLHHAPGGTRYDDPNAMGEALITAAADAGIRITLLDTAYLSAGFGAPPDHHQRRFCDGTAERWAERADALRERAHARIGAAIHSVRAVPAGQLGTVADWARRRQAPLHVHLSEQTAENDACRAAHGCTPTRLLADHGALGSRTTAVHATHLTTEDIELLGDSHTGVCMCPTTERDLADGIGPAARLQGRGSPLSLGSDSHAVIDLLEEARAMELDERLRTRTRGHWTAAALLRAATADGHAALGWDDAGALESGALADLTTIALDSVRTAGPPPRLAAETAVFAASAADVRHTVVGGRQIVRDGVHTLVPDVPTALAESIAAVRG; this is encoded by the coding sequence GTGCCGCTGACGCCGCAGGCAACACCGACGACGTACTGGCTCGAACACGCCTGGCTCGGCACTCACGTCGAGCCGGGCGTGACGGTGGACACCGCGGACGGCCGGATCACCGCCGTCCGCACCGGTACGGACACCCCGCCGCCCGGTGCCACCACGCTGCGCGGCCTGACCCTCCCCGGCCTCGCCAACGCCCACTCGCACGCCTTCCACCGAGCCCTGCGCGGCGTCGTCCAGGTCGGCACCGGCACCTTCTGGACCTGGCGCGAGGTGATGTACAGCGTCGCCGACCGGCTCACCCCCGACACCTACTACGCCCTCGCCCGCGCCGCCTACGCCGAGATGGCGCTGGCCGGCATCACCTGCGTCGGCGAATTCCACTACCTCCACCACGCGCCGGGCGGCACCCGCTACGACGACCCCAACGCCATGGGCGAGGCGCTGATCACCGCCGCCGCCGACGCCGGCATCCGGATCACCCTCCTGGACACCGCCTATCTCTCGGCCGGTTTCGGCGCCCCGCCCGACCACCACCAACGGCGCTTCTGCGACGGCACCGCCGAGCGCTGGGCCGAACGCGCCGACGCGCTCAGGGAGCGCGCCCACGCCCGCATCGGCGCCGCGATCCACTCCGTACGCGCCGTCCCCGCAGGGCAGCTCGGCACCGTCGCGGACTGGGCCCGCCGGCGGCAGGCCCCGCTGCACGTCCACCTCTCGGAACAGACCGCCGAGAACGACGCCTGCCGCGCGGCCCACGGCTGCACCCCCACCCGGCTGCTGGCCGACCACGGCGCGCTGGGCAGCCGCACCACCGCCGTGCACGCCACCCACCTCACCACCGAGGACATCGAGCTGCTGGGCGACTCCCACACGGGCGTGTGCATGTGTCCCACCACCGAACGCGATCTGGCCGACGGCATCGGCCCGGCCGCCCGGCTCCAGGGCCGCGGCAGCCCGCTGTCCCTCGGCAGTGACAGTCACGCCGTCATCGACCTGCTCGAAGAGGCCCGCGCCATGGAGCTGGACGAACGGCTGCGCACCCGCACCCGCGGGCACTGGACGGCCGCCGCCCTGCTGCGCGCCGCGACCGCCGACGGTCATGCCGCCCTGGGCTGGGACGACGCGGGCGCCCTGGAGAGCGGCGCGCTCGCCGACCTCACCACGATCGCACTGGACTCCGTACGCACCGCCGGACCACCGCCCCGGCTGGCCGCCGAAACGGCCGTATTCGCCGCCTCCGCGGCGGACGTACGGCACACCGTCGTCGGCGGCCGGCAGATCGTCCGGGACGGTGTGCACACCCTTGTCCCCGACGTACCCACCGCCCTCGCAGAGTCCATCGCCGCGGTACGCGGCTGA
- a CDS encoding allantoate amidohydrolase has product MTASFHEMWEELRPLGRNSSSGGYRRYAWTGADADCRAWFRAQAEARGLVCELDRNGNQWAWLGATGYRDVDPGDAVVTGSHLDSVPDGGAFDGPLGVVSSFAALDELRRRGAEFDKPLAIVNFGDEEGARFGLACVGSRLAAGALTPEAAHRLRDGEGITLPQAMERAGYDPEAIGPDPERLARIGAFVELHVEQGRALDLSGDPVGIASAIWPHGRWRYDFHGEANHAGTTRLEDRRDPMLSYAATVLAAREQARLAGAVATFGKISVEPNGVNAIPSLVRGWLDSRAPDQDTLDTVITGIEQAAAERAARDGVELAVVRESFTPVVEFQHALRDELSAILGKSGERTVPVLGTGAGHDAGILSATVPTAMLFVRNPTGVSHSPAEAADEDDCAAGVTALADVLEGLACR; this is encoded by the coding sequence GTGACCGCCTCGTTCCACGAGATGTGGGAGGAGCTGCGGCCGCTGGGCCGCAACTCCTCCTCCGGGGGCTACCGCCGCTACGCCTGGACCGGCGCCGACGCCGACTGCCGGGCGTGGTTCCGGGCCCAGGCCGAGGCCCGTGGACTCGTCTGCGAACTGGACCGCAACGGCAACCAGTGGGCCTGGCTCGGCGCCACCGGCTACCGGGACGTGGACCCGGGCGACGCCGTCGTCACCGGCTCGCACCTGGACTCCGTGCCCGACGGCGGCGCCTTCGACGGCCCCCTGGGGGTCGTCTCCTCCTTCGCCGCGCTCGATGAACTCCGCCGGAGGGGGGCGGAGTTCGACAAGCCCCTGGCGATCGTCAACTTCGGCGACGAGGAAGGCGCCCGCTTCGGCCTGGCCTGCGTCGGCTCCCGGCTCGCGGCCGGGGCGCTGACCCCCGAGGCCGCGCACCGGCTGCGCGACGGCGAGGGCATCACCCTCCCGCAGGCCATGGAGCGCGCCGGATACGACCCGGAGGCCATCGGCCCGGACCCCGAACGGCTCGCCCGGATCGGCGCGTTCGTCGAACTCCACGTCGAGCAGGGCCGTGCCCTGGACCTGTCCGGTGATCCGGTCGGCATCGCCTCCGCCATCTGGCCGCACGGCCGCTGGCGTTACGACTTCCACGGCGAGGCCAACCACGCCGGAACCACCCGCCTGGAGGACCGCCGGGACCCGATGCTCAGCTACGCCGCGACCGTGCTCGCCGCCCGCGAGCAGGCCCGGCTGGCCGGTGCCGTGGCCACCTTCGGGAAGATCAGCGTGGAGCCCAACGGCGTCAACGCCATCCCCTCGCTGGTGCGCGGCTGGCTGGACTCCCGCGCCCCCGACCAGGACACCCTGGACACCGTGATCACCGGGATCGAGCAGGCCGCCGCCGAGCGCGCCGCCCGCGACGGGGTGGAGCTGGCCGTCGTCCGCGAATCCTTCACCCCCGTCGTGGAGTTCCAGCACGCCCTGCGGGACGAGCTGAGCGCGATCCTCGGCAAGTCGGGGGAGCGGACCGTGCCCGTCCTGGGCACCGGCGCCGGGCACGATGCGGGTATTTTGTCCGCAACGGTGCCCACTGCGATGCTGTTCGTCCGCAACCCCACCGGGGTGTCGCACTCGCCCGCCGAGGCGGCGGACGAGGACGACTGCGCCGCCGGGGTCACCGCACTCGCCGACGTACTGGAGGGGCTGGCGTGCCGCTGA
- the hutU gene encoding urocanate hydratase → MSGPRPVRAPRGTELSARGWQQEAALRMLQNNLDPEVAEHPDQLVVYGGTGKAARDWRSFDAMVRTLTTLKQDETMLVQSGRPVGVMQTHEWAPRVLIANSNLVGDWANWEEFRRLEALGLTMYGQMTAGSWIYIGTQGILQGTYETFAAVAAKKFGGTLAGTITLTAGLGGMGGAQPLAVTMNDGVAICIDCDPRAIERRIEHRYLDVRADSLQHALQLAVEARDRRKPLSIGLLGNAAELLPQMLAEGAPIDIVTDQTSAHDPLAYLPAGIDFDDMAAYAAEKPADFTQRARESMARHVEAMVGFMDAGAEVFDYGNSIRGEAQLAGYERAFAFPGFVPAYIRPLFAEGKGPFRWAALSGDARDIAATDKAILDLFPENESLARWIKLAGERVHFQGLPARICWLGYGERDKAGERFNEMVADGTLQAPLAIGRDHLDCGSVASPYRETEAMKDGSDAIADWPLLNAMVNVASGASWVSLHHGGGVGMGRSIHAGQVTVADGTALAGEKIRRVLTNDPGMGVIRHVDAGYERADEVAAERGVRIPMREGEGGDA, encoded by the coding sequence ATGTCGGGACCGCGACCCGTGCGGGCACCGCGCGGTACGGAGCTGAGTGCTCGGGGATGGCAGCAGGAAGCCGCGCTGCGCATGCTGCAGAACAACCTCGATCCGGAGGTGGCCGAACACCCGGACCAGCTCGTCGTCTACGGCGGCACGGGCAAGGCCGCGCGTGACTGGCGCTCCTTCGACGCCATGGTGCGCACGCTCACCACGCTGAAGCAGGACGAGACGATGCTCGTCCAGTCCGGCAGGCCGGTCGGCGTGATGCAGACGCACGAATGGGCGCCGCGGGTGCTCATCGCCAACTCCAACCTCGTCGGCGACTGGGCCAACTGGGAGGAGTTCCGCCGCCTGGAAGCCCTCGGGCTGACCATGTACGGCCAGATGACCGCCGGTTCGTGGATCTACATCGGCACCCAGGGCATCCTCCAGGGCACCTACGAGACCTTCGCGGCCGTCGCGGCGAAGAAGTTCGGCGGCACCCTGGCCGGGACGATCACGCTCACCGCCGGCCTCGGCGGTATGGGCGGCGCCCAGCCGCTCGCCGTCACCATGAACGACGGCGTCGCGATCTGCATCGACTGCGACCCCCGCGCCATCGAGCGCCGGATCGAGCACCGCTACCTGGACGTGCGGGCGGACAGCCTCCAGCACGCCCTCCAGCTCGCCGTCGAGGCCCGCGACCGGCGCAAGCCGCTCTCCATCGGCCTGCTCGGCAACGCCGCCGAGCTGCTGCCGCAGATGCTCGCCGAGGGTGCGCCGATCGACATCGTCACCGACCAGACCAGCGCCCACGACCCGCTGGCCTACCTCCCGGCCGGCATCGACTTCGACGACATGGCCGCCTACGCCGCCGAGAAGCCCGCAGACTTCACCCAGCGGGCCCGCGAGTCCATGGCCCGGCACGTCGAGGCGATGGTCGGCTTCATGGACGCCGGCGCCGAGGTCTTCGACTACGGCAACTCGATCCGCGGCGAGGCCCAGCTCGCCGGATACGAGCGGGCCTTCGCCTTCCCCGGCTTCGTCCCCGCCTATATCCGGCCACTGTTCGCCGAGGGCAAGGGGCCGTTCCGCTGGGCCGCGCTGTCCGGCGACGCCCGCGACATCGCCGCGACCGACAAGGCGATCCTGGACCTCTTCCCGGAGAACGAGTCGCTGGCCCGCTGGATCAAGCTGGCCGGCGAGCGGGTGCACTTCCAGGGACTGCCCGCCCGGATCTGCTGGCTCGGCTACGGCGAGCGCGACAAGGCCGGTGAGCGCTTCAACGAAATGGTCGCCGACGGGACGCTCCAGGCCCCGCTGGCCATCGGCCGCGACCACCTCGACTGCGGCTCCGTCGCCTCGCCCTACCGCGAGACCGAGGCCATGAAGGACGGCTCGGACGCGATCGCCGACTGGCCGCTGCTCAACGCCATGGTCAACGTCGCCTCCGGCGCCTCCTGGGTCTCGCTGCACCACGGCGGCGGCGTCGGCATGGGCCGCTCGATCCACGCCGGACAGGTCACCGTCGCCGACGGCACCGCGCTGGCCGGCGAGAAGATCCGCCGGGTGCTCACCAACGACCCGGGCATGGGCGTCATCCGGCACGTCGACGCGGGCTACGAGCGCGCCGACGAGGTGGCCGCCGAACGCGGCGTCCGCATCCCGATGCGCGAAGGCGAAGGCGGGGACGCGTGA
- a CDS encoding transcriptional regulator, with protein MSTPSGFDELIHPSTRLSVVALLAATEWADFPFIRDSLSLSDSALSKQLHTLEEAEYLEIRKEGGGRKRRTKVRLTHRGRTAFEGHVAALRAIVEGAGPAAAPAPAADSAASAETTAATGTGRRHQRAEASR; from the coding sequence ATGAGCACCCCGAGCGGCTTCGACGAACTGATCCACCCCTCCACCCGGCTGTCCGTGGTGGCGCTGCTCGCCGCCACGGAGTGGGCCGACTTCCCATTCATCCGCGACAGCCTCTCGCTCAGCGACTCCGCGCTCTCCAAGCAGCTGCACACCCTGGAGGAGGCGGAGTATCTGGAGATCCGCAAGGAAGGCGGCGGCCGCAAGCGGCGCACCAAGGTACGGCTGACACACCGCGGCCGGACCGCCTTCGAGGGGCATGTGGCCGCGCTGCGGGCCATCGTCGAGGGCGCGGGGCCCGCGGCGGCGCCCGCGCCGGCGGCGGATTCCGCGGCGTCGGCGGAGACCACGGCGGCCACCGGGACAGGGCGCCGGCACCAGCGCGCGGAGGCGAGCCGATGA
- a CDS encoding ABC transporter ATP-binding protein: protein MRMSYGATHVLHGIDLDIHRGEIFALLGPNGAGKTTTVEILEGFRQRSAGEATVLGTDPARGDDAWRARIGLVLQSWRDHRRWQVAELLRHFALYYPAPRDPAELLALVGLTEQAGQQVDRLSGGQRRRLDVALAIVGRPELLFLDEPTTGFDPEARRDFHDLVERLARDEGVTVLLTTHDLAEAERLADRIAVLVSGRIRAGGTPAELARRAAAQAEVRWTTADGTARRERTEDASRLVWELHRETQGPVADLEVHRPTLEDTYLHMVHREDGAGSGDGETSQSEVSGGEKKA from the coding sequence ATGAGGATGTCGTACGGCGCCACACACGTCCTGCACGGCATCGACCTGGACATCCACCGCGGCGAAATCTTCGCGCTGCTCGGCCCCAACGGTGCGGGAAAGACCACCACCGTCGAGATCCTGGAGGGCTTCCGGCAGCGCTCCGCGGGGGAGGCCACCGTCCTGGGGACGGACCCGGCGCGCGGCGACGACGCCTGGCGTGCCCGGATCGGCCTGGTCCTGCAGTCCTGGCGCGATCACCGCCGCTGGCAGGTGGCCGAGCTGCTGAGGCACTTCGCCCTGTACTACCCCGCTCCCCGCGATCCCGCCGAGCTGCTGGCCCTCGTGGGCCTCACCGAGCAGGCCGGACAGCAGGTCGACCGGCTCTCCGGCGGGCAGCGCCGGCGCCTCGACGTGGCACTGGCGATCGTCGGCCGCCCGGAACTCCTCTTCCTGGACGAGCCGACCACCGGCTTCGACCCCGAGGCCCGGCGCGACTTCCACGACCTGGTCGAACGGCTCGCCCGCGACGAGGGCGTCACGGTCCTGCTCACCACCCACGACCTGGCGGAGGCCGAGCGGCTGGCGGACCGGATAGCCGTGCTGGTCAGCGGCCGGATCCGGGCCGGCGGCACCCCGGCGGAACTGGCCCGTCGGGCCGCCGCGCAGGCCGAGGTCCGCTGGACGACGGCCGACGGCACGGCCCGCCGGGAACGCACCGAGGACGCCTCCCGGCTGGTCTGGGAGCTCCACCGGGAGACGCAGGGACCGGTGGCCGATCTGGAGGTCCACCGCCCGACGCTGGAGGACACCTACCTGCACATGGTGCACCGGGAGGACGGAGCCGGGAGCGGGGACGGGGAGACCTCGCAGTCAGAGGTCTCGGGCGGGGAGAAGAAGGCATGA
- a CDS encoding ABC transporter permease, whose translation MRGTEVTASTEATVVTGMGQGDDTAGRAATAGAATTGAGSRRRRCWRAGLLRGGIELRHLVRNPKELSGHLVNVVVALLLAGYISDKVPGTRVPMAHLTLAGFAAYLLFQIGLVNLPQILVTEREEGALLRLRATPGGIPAYLVAKSLLVVAMAFGTLVVLLGAAAVLVDGPLPHGPGGWLTLLWVSALGLLAVVPLGAAIGAVLPNPREALALIMLPSMGLLITSGAMFPLTSLPVLVQKIASVFPLKWMAQGLRSALLPDAARAAEPAGSWELPAVALILTAWAVLGFLLAVPLLRRAARRESGSRLSERHRKAGWSGSRTA comes from the coding sequence ATGAGGGGGACCGAAGTGACGGCTTCTACAGAAGCGACCGTGGTGACGGGCATGGGCCAGGGGGACGACACAGCGGGACGGGCGGCAACGGCCGGCGCCGCCACCACGGGGGCAGGATCGCGCCGCCGTCGCTGCTGGCGCGCCGGCCTCCTGCGCGGTGGCATCGAACTCCGCCACCTCGTCCGCAATCCGAAGGAGCTCAGCGGCCATCTGGTCAATGTCGTCGTCGCGCTGCTGCTCGCCGGCTATATCAGCGACAAGGTCCCCGGCACCCGGGTCCCGATGGCCCATCTGACGCTCGCGGGCTTCGCCGCCTATCTGCTGTTCCAGATCGGCCTGGTCAATCTCCCGCAGATCCTGGTGACCGAGCGCGAGGAAGGCGCTCTGCTGCGGCTGCGCGCCACCCCCGGCGGCATACCCGCCTATCTCGTGGCCAAGTCCCTGCTGGTGGTCGCCATGGCGTTCGGGACCCTGGTCGTCCTGCTGGGGGCCGCCGCGGTGCTGGTGGACGGGCCGCTGCCGCACGGGCCCGGCGGGTGGCTGACGCTGCTGTGGGTCAGCGCGCTCGGGCTCCTCGCCGTCGTGCCGCTGGGGGCGGCCATCGGCGCCGTGCTGCCGAACCCCCGTGAGGCGCTTGCGTTGATCATGCTGCCCTCGATGGGTCTGCTGATCACCTCGGGCGCGATGTTCCCGCTCACCTCGCTGCCCGTGCTGGTCCAGAAGATCGCCTCGGTCTTCCCGCTCAAGTGGATGGCCCAGGGCCTGCGCTCGGCCCTCCTCCCGGACGCCGCACGCGCCGCGGAACCAGCCGGCTCCTGGGAGCTGCCGGCCGTGGCGCTGATACTCACCGCCTGGGCCGTCCTCGGCTTCCTGCTCGCTGTCCCGCTCCTGCGCCGCGCCGCCCGCCGCGAGTCCGGCTCCCGCCTCTCCGAACGCCACCGCAAGGCGGGCTGGAGCGGCAGCCGGACGGCCTGA
- a CDS encoding diaminopimelate decarboxylase — translation MNFTERDRAMQRDGAIQAAIARGLVGPGEPVAGLLDIAGIRRSAAELRAAFEEFTAPGTPVLHAFAVKAASLVPVLRLLAQEGLGCEVASPGELALARAAGVPVARTVLDSPAKTLAELREALALGIAVNADNPEELARIDALMASAPSSAPIGLRVNPQIGGGSIGAMSTATDTSKFGVGLRDEGARDWVVQAFLARPWLTRLHGHVGSQGMPLELMAAGVTALYDLAEEINEKAGRRQIDTLDIGGGLPVNFSSDATTPTYREYAALLHATVPGLLSGRYGLVTEFGRSLLAKHGTVLARVEYAKSAGGRPIAVTHAGAQVATRTVFVPEAWPIRVAAYDAEGRPKTDAPVAQDIAGPCCFAGDLVAENRPLPRLEAGDHAALLDTGAYYFSTHFAYNSLPRPGIYGYAADADGGVRFATVRTPQTLEELTAESGGAHAKSLGELGRQ, via the coding sequence ATGAACTTCACGGAGCGAGACCGTGCCATGCAGCGAGACGGTGCCATTCAGGCAGCCATCGCACGCGGGCTGGTAGGCCCCGGCGAGCCCGTTGCCGGACTGCTCGACATCGCCGGGATCCGCCGGTCGGCGGCCGAACTCCGCGCCGCCTTCGAGGAGTTCACCGCGCCGGGCACCCCGGTCCTGCACGCCTTCGCGGTGAAGGCCGCCTCGCTCGTCCCGGTACTGCGGCTGCTCGCGCAGGAAGGGCTCGGCTGCGAGGTGGCCAGCCCCGGCGAGCTGGCGCTGGCCCGTGCCGCCGGGGTGCCGGTCGCCCGGACCGTTCTGGACTCGCCGGCCAAAACCCTCGCCGAGCTGCGCGAGGCGCTGGCCCTCGGGATCGCCGTCAACGCCGACAACCCCGAGGAGCTGGCCCGGATCGACGCGCTGATGGCCTCGGCGCCGAGCAGCGCGCCCATCGGCCTGCGGGTCAACCCCCAGATCGGCGGCGGCAGCATCGGGGCGATGAGCACCGCCACGGACACCTCGAAGTTCGGCGTCGGGCTGCGCGACGAGGGCGCCCGCGACTGGGTCGTCCAGGCCTTCCTCGCCCGCCCGTGGCTGACCCGGCTGCACGGCCATGTCGGCTCCCAGGGCATGCCCCTGGAGCTGATGGCCGCGGGCGTCACGGCCTTGTACGACCTCGCCGAGGAGATCAACGAGAAGGCCGGCCGGCGTCAGATCGACACCCTCGACATCGGCGGCGGTCTGCCGGTCAACTTCTCCTCGGACGCCACCACCCCGACCTACCGCGAATACGCCGCGCTGCTGCACGCGACCGTCCCCGGCCTGCTGTCCGGACGCTACGGGCTCGTCACCGAGTTCGGCCGCTCACTGCTGGCCAAGCACGGCACGGTCCTCGCCCGGGTCGAGTACGCCAAGTCGGCCGGCGGCCGCCCCATCGCCGTCACCCATGCCGGCGCCCAGGTCGCCACGCGTACGGTCTTCGTCCCCGAAGCCTGGCCGATCCGGGTCGCTGCCTATGACGCCGAGGGGCGCCCCAAGACGGACGCTCCGGTCGCCCAGGACATCGCGGGGCCGTGCTGCTTCGCGGGTGACCTGGTCGCGGAGAACCGTCCGCTCCCCCGCCTGGAGGCCGGCGACCACGCCGCCCTCCTGGACACCGGCGCCTACTATTTCTCCACCCACTTCGCCTACAACTCCCTCCCCCGCCCCGGGATTTACGGCTATGCGGCGGACGCGGACGGCGGGGTCCGCTTCGCCACCGTCCGCACCCCGCAGACCCTGGAGGAGCTGACCGCGGAAAGCGGTGGTGCGCACGCGAAGTCGCTGGGCGAGCTCGGGAGGCAGTAG
- a CDS encoding MurR/RpiR family transcriptional regulator, translated as MSGDGDNGGGIGGANGGAAGGARGGASGDGPRDRGGRTAGAPVTVDSGADADAGASTNKNAGADTTGTDATATEAGISAVDTGTAARLQKLFEGHRLTPTQRRIAHCMVRRAADAPFLSSVELAELAGVSQPSVTRFAVALGFDGYPALRRHLREVAPTDKPGDTGSYNEYQQAVQAEIDNLRRLAAALADPAPVAEAGRLFAASRPLPVLGLRAATAQAAGFSYFARKVHPDVRLLDEGGTMLTDRIDAAVRAGASALLCFALPRHPREVIDALEYARSAGLTVVTVADSAFAPVAHHTDLLLPAPVGTGLAFDTACAPMLLGRVLLEAMCDALPDAQARLEEFDAAAAARGLFVE; from the coding sequence ATGAGCGGGGACGGGGACAACGGCGGCGGCATCGGCGGCGCGAACGGCGGGGCGGCCGGCGGTGCGCGTGGTGGCGCGAGTGGCGACGGGCCGCGGGACAGGGGCGGCCGGACGGCGGGCGCGCCGGTCACCGTGGACTCGGGGGCGGACGCGGATGCGGGCGCGAGTACGAACAAGAATGCCGGGGCGGACACCACCGGGACGGACGCCACCGCCACGGAAGCAGGCATCTCCGCTGTGGACACCGGTACGGCCGCCCGTCTCCAGAAGCTCTTCGAGGGCCACCGGCTGACCCCCACCCAGCGGCGGATCGCCCACTGCATGGTGCGCCGGGCCGCCGACGCCCCCTTCCTCTCCAGCGTCGAACTGGCCGAACTGGCCGGGGTCAGCCAGCCGTCCGTCACCCGCTTCGCCGTCGCCCTCGGCTTCGACGGCTACCCGGCGCTGCGCCGCCATCTGCGCGAGGTCGCCCCCACGGACAAGCCCGGCGACACCGGCTCCTACAACGAGTACCAGCAGGCCGTCCAGGCGGAGATCGACAACCTCCGCCGGCTCGCCGCCGCCCTCGCCGACCCGGCACCGGTGGCCGAGGCCGGCCGCCTCTTCGCCGCCTCCCGGCCGCTCCCCGTCCTCGGCCTGCGCGCCGCCACCGCCCAGGCCGCCGGTTTCAGCTACTTCGCCCGTAAGGTCCACCCCGACGTCCGGCTGCTGGACGAGGGCGGCACCATGCTCACCGACCGCATCGACGCCGCGGTACGCGCCGGCGCGAGCGCCCTCCTCTGCTTCGCCCTGCCCCGCCACCCTCGCGAGGTCATCGACGCACTGGAATACGCCCGCTCCGCCGGCCTGACCGTCGTCACCGTCGCCGACAGCGCCTTCGCCCCCGTCGCCCACCACACCGACCTGCTGCTTCCGGCCCCCGTCGGCACCGGCCTGGCCTTCGACACGGCCTGCGCCCCCATGCTCCTGGGCCGCGTGCTGCTGGAGGCGATGTGCGACGCGCTCCCGGACGCCCAGGCCCGGCTGGAGGAATTCGACGCGGCGGCGGCGGCGCGGGGGCTGTTCGTGGAGTGA
- a CDS encoding aromatic amino acid ammonia-lyase gives MLDSGPPAGRRITLDGTGLHSADIAALAQRTAHPTAPDPKAFARAEESWETARRLAATGRVYGRSTGVGANRTEDVGAADAEHGLRLLRSHAGAIGDPLPGREVRAMLAVRANQLLAGGAGLNPAVITSLLTALDTGAHPVVNEHGGVGTGDLAALAQTGLALAGEHPWHCASGGLAPAPIALDNNDALALISSNALTLGQSALALDELRRLLAASLPVAALSLLAVGGSYEPFAEPVMLARPHPGSAAAATRLRTLSGVPPRPAPPLGRIQDPYGFRCIPQIHGPALDAADTLDEVLTVEVNAAAENPLISIEDQAAYHHGNFYAAHTALALDALRLAVLQTAQLSTARLAALSEPDFTRLRPFLGDAAPASSGVMILEYAAGAALGEMRAVSQPASLGHAVLSRGVEEQASFASLGARQSLRAAAHYRQVLACELVATVRALRMRSLEPDPDIPLAAAYAFAADALDPRMEDRPLTDDVAVAAGLLDGLAEL, from the coding sequence ATGCTGGACAGCGGCCCCCCTGCCGGCCGGCGCATCACGCTCGACGGCACCGGCCTGCACAGCGCCGACATCGCCGCCCTCGCACAGCGCACCGCGCACCCCACGGCGCCCGACCCCAAGGCCTTCGCCCGCGCCGAGGAATCCTGGGAGACCGCACGCCGCCTCGCCGCCACCGGCCGGGTCTACGGGCGCAGCACCGGCGTCGGCGCCAACCGCACGGAGGACGTCGGGGCCGCGGACGCCGAGCACGGACTGCGGCTGCTGCGCAGCCACGCCGGCGCGATCGGCGACCCGCTGCCCGGCCGCGAGGTCCGCGCCATGCTCGCCGTGCGCGCCAACCAGCTGCTGGCGGGCGGCGCCGGCCTGAACCCCGCCGTCATCACCTCCCTGCTCACCGCCCTGGACACCGGCGCGCACCCCGTCGTCAACGAACACGGCGGCGTCGGCACCGGCGACCTGGCCGCGCTCGCCCAGACCGGACTCGCGCTGGCCGGCGAACACCCCTGGCACTGCGCGTCCGGCGGCCTGGCCCCCGCCCCCATCGCCCTCGACAACAACGACGCCCTGGCCCTGATCAGCAGCAATGCCCTCACCCTCGGCCAGTCCGCGCTCGCCCTCGACGAACTGCGCCGGCTCCTGGCGGCCTCCCTCCCCGTCGCCGCGCTCTCGCTGCTCGCGGTCGGCGGCTCCTACGAGCCCTTCGCCGAGCCGGTCATGCTCGCCCGCCCGCACCCCGGCTCCGCGGCCGCCGCCACCCGGCTGCGCACCCTCTCCGGCGTCCCGCCCCGCCCGGCCCCGCCCCTCGGCCGTATTCAGGACCCGTACGGCTTCCGCTGCATCCCGCAGATCCACGGCCCGGCGCTGGACGCCGCCGACACCCTGGACGAGGTGCTGACGGTCGAGGTGAACGCCGCTGCCGAGAACCCCCTGATCAGCATCGAGGACCAGGCCGCCTACCACCACGGCAACTTCTATGCCGCCCATACCGCGCTCGCCCTGGACGCCCTCCGCCTGGCCGTGCTGCAGACCGCCCAGCTGTCCACCGCCCGGCTCGCCGCGCTCTCCGAGCCCGACTTCACCCGGCTGCGGCCGTTCCTGGGGGATGCGGCACCGGCCAGCTCCGGCGTGATGATCCTCGAATACGCGGCGGGCGCCGCGCTCGGGGAGATGCGCGCGGTCTCCCAGCCGGCCTCGCTCGGCCATGCCGTCCTCTCCCGCGGCGTCGAGGAACAGGCCAGCTTCGCCTCCCTGGGCGCGCGCCAGAGCCTGCGCGCCGCTGCGCACTACCGCCAGGTCCTCGCCTGTGAACTGGTCGCCACCGTACGGGCCTTGCGGATGCGCTCCCTGGAACCCGACCCGGACATTCCGCTCGCCGCCGCCTACGCCTTCGCCGCCGACGCCCTCGATCCGCGGATGGAGGACCGGCCGCTGACGGATGACGTGGCGGTCGCGGCGGGGCTGCTGGACGGGCTGGCGGAGCTGTAG